Proteins co-encoded in one Saprospira grandis genomic window:
- a CDS encoding methyl-accepting chemotaxis protein, whose translation MNYQQIYEQLPTPAIILSEDLRIAVVNQAATELLKQEASQLIGEYSSICLPFVPQALQAYRKGERQAKVYELYGLFEGVSHLRVHIQELKNEAETKRYLLFLEDQSEQAQMQAGSQALQLTIDKSFGRIEFDPLGNILYLNDNFAQLMGFNSAQEVIGKHHSIFVSDSYKKSIAYQQFWQSLALGQTQEGEFKRQNIKGEDVWIQAAYTPVKNQEGKVSKIVKIALDITKQKAISLNAEALRETIDSSFGRIEFDPNGNILDVNDNFVQLMGFHHKRELLGHHHSMLVDPDYRNSDKYQQFWADLSMGQKQEGEFRRISKTGKDIFILAAYTPVEDESGRVTKVVKIANDISRQKEVVLEVNRVVAAAGQEGNLGARLKLENASGDWLMLVDSVNMLLESVSTPIGQLGKIIDQLAEGDLTGQFDIEAQGDIRNLSEGINQAILSLNGLLTNTAQIADLLATASEEMLTKGEEMQSTTKEAASATQQMAQGAQQQAQQTDEASKQMDELLKAANLMKQKAELINQAAHKGQSSSSEGLATLKLMVDNMESIRQSAQSTAQSISVLSNRSEEIASTLSIITDIASQTNLLALNAAIEAARAGEAGRGFAVVAEEIRKLAEGSRRSAVNIERIIREVQKDIYAASRAIELMEENVKSGGEASKEAEEVFKDIQESNNQTFSLSESIVYSSNQQKEAIDATVRNIEKIVVVAEETAYGTEQVANSTRVLSQGMNEVSATSKDLAEVATQLQENILKFKLR comes from the coding sequence ATGAACTATCAACAAATTTATGAGCAGCTCCCTACGCCTGCAATTATCCTATCCGAAGACCTTCGGATAGCGGTAGTAAATCAAGCTGCTACAGAATTATTAAAGCAGGAGGCAAGCCAACTCATTGGTGAGTATAGCAGCATCTGCCTGCCTTTTGTGCCGCAGGCCCTACAAGCTTACCGCAAAGGAGAACGGCAAGCAAAAGTCTATGAGCTTTATGGCTTATTTGAAGGCGTATCTCATTTGCGCGTCCATATTCAAGAACTGAAAAATGAAGCAGAAACTAAACGCTATCTGCTTTTCCTCGAAGACCAAAGCGAACAGGCCCAAATGCAAGCCGGCTCTCAAGCCCTGCAATTGACTATCGACAAGTCTTTTGGCCGTATTGAGTTTGACCCTCTCGGAAATATCCTCTATCTCAATGATAATTTTGCCCAACTCATGGGCTTCAACTCGGCCCAAGAGGTCATCGGTAAACATCACTCTATTTTTGTGAGCGATAGCTACAAAAAATCTATAGCGTATCAACAGTTTTGGCAGTCTTTGGCCCTAGGCCAAACCCAAGAAGGGGAGTTTAAACGCCAAAATATCAAGGGCGAAGATGTCTGGATCCAAGCCGCTTATACCCCAGTCAAAAACCAAGAGGGAAAGGTGAGCAAGATTGTTAAAATTGCCCTAGATATCACAAAACAAAAAGCTATTTCACTCAATGCAGAGGCCCTCCGAGAAACTATAGATAGCTCTTTTGGCCGAATTGAGTTTGATCCAAATGGAAATATCCTAGATGTTAATGATAATTTTGTCCAATTGATGGGCTTCCATCATAAACGAGAGTTACTCGGCCATCATCATTCTATGCTGGTGGATCCCGACTACCGAAATAGTGATAAATATCAGCAGTTTTGGGCCGACCTCTCTATGGGCCAAAAACAAGAAGGGGAGTTCCGCCGCATCTCTAAAACAGGAAAAGATATTTTTATCCTAGCGGCCTATACTCCCGTAGAAGATGAATCGGGCCGAGTGACTAAGGTGGTCAAAATAGCTAATGATATTAGCCGCCAAAAAGAGGTGGTCCTAGAAGTCAATCGTGTGGTGGCCGCCGCAGGCCAAGAAGGTAATCTGGGCGCTCGACTCAAGCTAGAAAATGCAAGTGGCGACTGGCTAATGCTGGTCGATTCTGTCAATATGCTGCTCGAATCAGTCTCTACACCCATTGGCCAACTCGGCAAAATTATCGACCAATTGGCAGAGGGCGACCTCACTGGCCAATTCGATATAGAAGCTCAAGGCGATATCCGCAATCTTAGCGAAGGAATCAACCAAGCTATCCTTAGCCTCAATGGCCTGCTCACAAATACGGCCCAAATTGCCGATCTGCTGGCTACTGCCTCAGAAGAAATGCTGACCAAGGGCGAGGAAATGCAAAGTACAACCAAAGAAGCCGCTTCCGCAACTCAACAAATGGCCCAAGGAGCCCAACAACAGGCCCAACAAACCGATGAGGCCAGCAAGCAAATGGATGAGCTGCTCAAGGCCGCTAACCTGATGAAACAAAAGGCCGAGCTGATTAACCAAGCCGCTCATAAGGGCCAAAGTTCTTCCTCAGAAGGCCTAGCTACCCTCAAATTGATGGTCGATAATATGGAGTCGATCCGCCAATCTGCCCAAAGTACAGCCCAGTCTATTTCGGTGCTCTCCAACCGCTCCGAGGAAATTGCAAGCACGCTCAGCATTATTACGGATATCGCCTCGCAAACCAATTTACTGGCCCTAAATGCCGCTATCGAAGCCGCTAGAGCCGGTGAAGCCGGCCGAGGTTTTGCCGTGGTCGCCGAGGAAATTCGCAAACTGGCCGAGGGCTCCCGCCGCTCTGCCGTCAATATCGAACGCATTATCCGAGAGGTCCAAAAGGATATCTATGCCGCCAGCCGAGCTATCGAGCTGATGGAGGAAAATGTGAAGTCGGGCGGAGAAGCTTCTAAGGAGGCCGAAGAGGTGTTTAAGGATATTCAAGAGTCTAATAACCAAACGTTTAGCCTCTCGGAAAGTATCGTCTATTCTAGCAATCAACAAAAGGAGGCTATTGATGCTACAGTCCGAAATATCGAGAAAATTGTCGTGGTCGCCGAGGAAACCGCCTACGGTACCGAACAGGTCGCCAATTCTACCCGAGTGCTCAGCCAAGGGATGAATGAGGTTTCAGCAACCAGTAAGGACCTGGCCGAAGTGGCTACCCAACTCCAAGAGAATATTCTGAAGTTTAAATTGAGATAA
- a CDS encoding response regulator — MKKKVLIVDDSLYMRSLILKSFQAAEEEYEVVGQAANGEQAIDLAMLLEPDLITLDNILPDMIGSDILEVFQAEELNAKVIMISAVGQESVIQDCLKLGASAYLVKPFTPEELLEIANKCLNDQTTE; from the coding sequence ATGAAAAAGAAAGTCTTAATTGTAGACGATTCGCTCTATATGCGTAGCCTGATCCTCAAGTCTTTTCAGGCCGCAGAAGAAGAATATGAAGTGGTTGGCCAAGCCGCCAATGGCGAACAAGCTATTGATTTGGCCATGCTCCTAGAACCCGACCTCATTACCCTAGATAATATTCTACCCGATATGATCGGTAGCGATATTCTAGAGGTTTTCCAAGCCGAAGAACTAAACGCCAAAGTCATTATGATTAGCGCCGTAGGCCAAGAGTCTGTTATTCAAGATTGCCTAAAATTGGGGGCCTCCGCCTATTTGGTCAAACCCTTTACCCCAGAAGAATTACTAGAGATTGCAAATAAATGCCTCAATGACCAAACTACCGAATAA
- a CDS encoding chromophore lyase CpcT/CpeT, whose translation MQKKQLWAILLLVFALAACTGGKKAGNSLYEKSSKTPEEISKIFNKFDRLKSQLVGHFSNRQQLLEENSAEPPQEFVVVPIFQYDRPGEFWVYLELFSPDMKESPLDQRIEQYVQIDRDSFRQEVYYLKEPEKYINAWKKSKFPKLDIRKDLIKNPACDLTIIHQEHKKGSFKTLMPDEVTCEMLTSTTAARYVDLMYETTDEGYTMWFTFYDKNKQKLKATEGPGLSFLRLNPGDEGYIKVGKN comes from the coding sequence ATGCAGAAAAAACAGCTATGGGCGATCTTGCTCTTGGTATTTGCTTTGGCCGCTTGTACTGGCGGTAAAAAAGCAGGTAATTCACTTTATGAAAAGTCAAGCAAAACTCCAGAGGAGATCTCCAAAATATTTAACAAATTTGACCGCCTAAAATCACAGCTAGTAGGCCACTTTAGTAATCGTCAACAACTTTTAGAAGAAAATAGCGCCGAACCCCCCCAAGAGTTTGTGGTGGTTCCCATTTTCCAATATGACCGCCCAGGAGAGTTTTGGGTCTATCTCGAACTATTTTCTCCCGATATGAAAGAAAGCCCACTCGATCAACGCATCGAACAGTATGTGCAAATTGATCGCGATAGCTTTCGCCAAGAGGTGTATTACCTCAAAGAACCCGAAAAGTATATCAATGCCTGGAAAAAAAGCAAGTTCCCTAAACTCGATATCCGTAAGGACCTGATTAAGAACCCCGCCTGCGACCTGACAATCATTCATCAGGAACACAAAAAAGGAAGCTTCAAAACCCTAATGCCCGATGAGGTAACCTGCGAAATGCTTACTTCTACTACGGCCGCCCGCTATGTCGACCTCATGTATGAAACTACCGATGAGGGCTATACTATGTGGTTTACTTTCTATGATAAGAATAAACAAAAACTCAAGGCTACAGAAGGCCCCGGCCTGTCTTTCCTCCGCCTCAATCCTGGCGATGAAGGGTATATAAAAGTAGGGAAGAATTAG
- a CDS encoding chemotaxis protein CheW — protein MPKEENQQAYISLDELQQAAQEERKKMSDTTEGPQIQLVSFELGETTYALPISAAKEVLPCPPMAKIPKAQAHIQGVVNVRGEILAAINIFNLLDQKIGAEQKADFFLVLQQKDKKQGLLIPKLPETLKVNLQDLQKADGLFQNNPYIKALFQTPKGIAVLLDIDKI, from the coding sequence ATGCCCAAAGAGGAAAATCAACAGGCCTATATCTCGCTGGATGAACTGCAACAGGCCGCCCAAGAGGAACGCAAAAAAATGAGCGACACAACCGAAGGTCCGCAAATCCAATTGGTGAGCTTTGAGCTTGGAGAAACGACCTACGCCCTCCCCATTTCGGCCGCTAAAGAAGTGCTGCCCTGCCCCCCTATGGCCAAAATTCCCAAGGCGCAGGCCCATATCCAAGGGGTGGTCAATGTCCGTGGAGAGATCCTTGCAGCCATCAATATCTTTAACTTGCTCGACCAAAAAATAGGGGCCGAACAAAAGGCGGACTTCTTTCTGGTCCTCCAACAAAAGGATAAAAAACAAGGCCTACTCATCCCCAAACTGCCCGAAACCCTCAAGGTGAATCTCCAAGATCTCCAAAAAGCGGATGGGCTCTTCCAAAATAATCCCTATATCAAGGCCCTTTTTCAAACCCCAAAAGGAATTGCGGTGCTTCTAGATATTGATAAAATTTAA
- a CDS encoding chemotaxis protein CheA, whose product METGDEYKAIFLAEAEQQQAELEALFLQLEASPERKDLWAPIFRLTHTLKGNAMGLGYEGIAAVSHLLEDYFKALQAGEFPLWPDDIALFLRSSDLLSDLIAAIRTEEKLAYKGFSTKLKVALRKAKKRGNRVEVLPTSEEKEAPKEPAENLSAPRDIRLSDHLKVPIERLTQLLNLVGELSIEKDRLMLEDQQEKGNDYRFLTLHRLSTELQYQIMQLRMSELQLLFAKYPRILSDLCRQTGKKARLEIRGGQTEIDRNLLPVIADALQHLLRNAMSHGIEKPAERLLAGKEEVGTLLLQARTNKDQVVIELTDDGAGVDRKKIEQKLIELGWLTAAQLAKLSDEECFEYLFKSGFSSASELTDLAGRGVGLDAVRNALQSLGGKLSLSTVLGKGSTFCLQMPYSMAMRTVLLFEQDGQSFALPIDMADLVLSIRRKSLEWVGQNWMCNYEGDFYPIRALAQVFGQKKEGIAELDAEAELQLLLLHYGGQRMALWVDRLQQQKEIFERKLAPPLDQHPLFRRAAILGNGEVCLLLTIDTLFEDFKRERDA is encoded by the coding sequence TTGGAAACAGGAGATGAGTACAAGGCGATATTTTTAGCAGAAGCAGAACAGCAGCAGGCGGAACTAGAAGCCTTGTTTTTGCAGCTAGAAGCTAGTCCCGAGCGCAAAGACCTCTGGGCCCCTATTTTTAGGTTGACGCACACCCTAAAGGGGAATGCTATGGGCCTAGGTTATGAGGGCATTGCGGCGGTGAGTCATCTTTTGGAAGATTATTTTAAGGCTTTACAGGCTGGAGAATTTCCGCTTTGGCCCGATGATATTGCGCTTTTTTTGCGAAGCAGTGACCTACTTTCTGATTTAATTGCGGCCATTCGGACGGAAGAAAAACTGGCCTATAAAGGCTTTAGCACCAAGCTAAAAGTAGCCTTGCGAAAGGCTAAAAAGCGGGGAAATAGGGTGGAGGTGCTGCCTACCTCTGAAGAAAAAGAAGCGCCTAAAGAGCCCGCCGAAAACCTATCGGCTCCTCGAGATATTCGGCTTTCGGACCATTTGAAAGTGCCCATAGAACGGCTAACGCAGCTGCTCAATTTGGTGGGAGAGCTCAGTATAGAAAAGGACCGATTGATGTTGGAAGATCAGCAGGAAAAAGGCAATGATTATCGCTTTTTGACCTTACATCGGCTGAGTACAGAGCTGCAATACCAGATTATGCAATTGCGGATGTCTGAGTTGCAGTTGCTCTTTGCCAAATATCCGAGAATCTTGAGTGATTTGTGTCGACAAACGGGCAAAAAGGCCCGCTTAGAGATTCGGGGAGGACAGACGGAGATTGACCGCAACCTTTTGCCCGTTATTGCCGATGCCTTACAACATTTGTTGCGCAATGCGATGAGTCATGGCATAGAAAAGCCAGCGGAACGCCTATTGGCGGGCAAAGAGGAAGTAGGGACATTATTGTTGCAGGCAAGGACCAATAAGGACCAGGTTGTTATTGAGTTGACTGATGATGGAGCGGGCGTAGACCGTAAAAAAATTGAGCAAAAACTCATTGAATTAGGTTGGCTAACTGCGGCCCAGCTAGCCAAATTGAGTGATGAAGAATGCTTTGAGTACCTCTTTAAATCGGGTTTTTCTTCGGCCAGTGAATTGACCGATTTGGCGGGTAGGGGGGTGGGCCTAGATGCGGTTCGGAATGCCCTACAATCTTTGGGGGGCAAACTGAGTTTGTCCACTGTTTTAGGTAAAGGAAGTACCTTTTGTTTGCAAATGCCTTACTCTATGGCCATGCGCACCGTGCTCCTTTTTGAGCAAGATGGACAAAGCTTTGCCCTGCCTATTGATATGGCGGATTTGGTCTTGAGCATTAGGCGCAAATCTTTAGAGTGGGTGGGCCAGAACTGGATGTGCAACTATGAGGGCGACTTTTATCCGATTCGGGCTTTGGCCCAGGTATTTGGGCAAAAAAAAGAAGGCATAGCCGAGCTAGATGCAGAGGCGGAGCTTCAGCTCTTACTTTTGCATTATGGAGGTCAGCGAATGGCCCTTTGGGTAGATCGTTTGCAGCAACAAAAAGAGATTTTTGAACGCAAATTAGCTCCTCCCTTAGACCAGCATCCTTTGTTTAGACGAGCTGCGATTTTGGGCAATGGCGAAGTTTGTTTGCTATTGACCATAGACACACTATTTGAGGACTTCAAGCGAGAACGGGATGCGTAA
- a CDS encoding CheR family methyltransferase: protein MKFSTPAPASDEELAAFISAVKQRFGMDFSGYEAKSLKRGLSRLMLRYDYTLLTQLWGHILKDRQMIQHYVDELMVNLTAFFRNPELWRGLRDELLPEFKSRRSMKVWHAGCSSGEEAYSMAILLKESYFLQQAEIWASDLSQKMLDRAKKGCYYSSSQGRFFKNYEEFSPRNRAKAYVTLTEDQKDFCMHPNLKKKINFFQHNLVQDDYPQDFDLILCRNVMIYFDERLKMNSLKRFHQSLKPNGYLIIGYYDVLPKAGQDYFEPYCLSRRIYKKKELL from the coding sequence ATGAAGTTTTCTACACCTGCGCCAGCTAGCGATGAAGAACTAGCTGCTTTTATTTCTGCAGTTAAACAGCGTTTTGGTATGGATTTTAGCGGATATGAAGCAAAATCCTTAAAACGAGGACTTTCTCGCCTGATGCTGCGTTATGATTATACCCTACTCACACAGCTTTGGGGACATATTTTGAAGGACCGCCAAATGATTCAACATTATGTAGATGAGTTGATGGTCAATTTAACGGCCTTCTTCAGAAATCCAGAGCTCTGGCGAGGATTAAGAGATGAACTCTTGCCAGAGTTTAAGTCTAGAAGGTCCATGAAGGTTTGGCATGCAGGCTGTTCCTCTGGCGAAGAAGCCTACAGTATGGCGATTTTGCTCAAAGAGAGCTACTTTTTGCAACAGGCCGAAATTTGGGCCTCTGATCTTAGCCAGAAAATGCTGGATCGAGCAAAAAAGGGCTGCTATTATAGCAGTAGCCAAGGCCGCTTTTTTAAAAACTATGAAGAGTTTAGCCCTCGCAATAGGGCCAAAGCTTACGTTACTTTAACAGAAGACCAAAAGGACTTCTGTATGCACCCTAACTTGAAGAAGAAGATTAACTTTTTTCAACACAATCTTGTCCAAGACGATTACCCCCAAGATTTCGACTTGATTTTGTGCCGCAATGTCATGATTTACTTTGACGAGCGGCTCAAAATGAACAGCCTCAAGCGTTTTCATCAAAGCCTCAAGCCAAATGGCTATTTGATTATTGGCTATTATGATGTACTCCCCAAAGCTGGACAAGATTATTTTGAACCCTATTGCTTGAGCCGTCGAATTTATAAAAAGAAGGAATTATTATGA
- the cheB gene encoding chemotaxis-specific protein-glutamate methyltransferase CheB: protein MTKLPNKPKRILLAEDSAVMRQLIRSWLGTNRGYDIVGQARDGKEAAEMAAKFQPDLVLMDLFMGDYDGLYGVEQIMKSNCPCPILLLSAASQGEELLLKALAAGATDVLAKPSLRNGNLQHFGLELDQKIKAALATNLAQKPQAFASQAKHSFSTDLPYEMLLLGASTGGPATLEFILAQLPENWPLPIVIAQHMPQAFLPAFARRLQKLSKLKVSLAQNGERPKPNQVYLAPGDHHLLLQGTPNDYLFAWSQRRHPSYNYPSVDALFESAAEVIGKTLLGVLLTGMGSDGAKGLLAIKEAGGFTINQDEASSSIYGMPRAAQRIGASRRELSLSAIPPFLVQLLDME from the coding sequence ATGACCAAACTACCGAATAAGCCCAAACGCATCCTTTTGGCCGAAGATTCGGCTGTGATGCGCCAGCTGATTCGTTCTTGGTTGGGCACTAATCGAGGCTATGATATTGTGGGCCAAGCCAGAGATGGTAAGGAGGCCGCAGAAATGGCCGCCAAATTTCAACCTGATTTGGTCCTGATGGACCTTTTTATGGGCGATTACGACGGCCTTTATGGGGTAGAGCAAATTATGAAATCAAACTGCCCTTGTCCCATTTTGTTGCTCTCTGCAGCTAGCCAAGGCGAAGAGCTTTTGCTCAAAGCCTTGGCCGCTGGGGCCACCGATGTACTGGCCAAGCCCTCTTTGCGCAATGGCAATTTGCAGCATTTTGGTCTAGAGTTGGACCAAAAAATTAAGGCGGCCCTAGCCACTAATTTGGCCCAAAAACCACAGGCTTTTGCTAGCCAAGCCAAACACTCTTTTTCAACAGATTTGCCCTACGAAATGCTATTGTTGGGCGCTTCTACTGGCGGTCCCGCCACCCTAGAGTTTATTTTGGCCCAATTGCCCGAAAATTGGCCGCTGCCTATTGTTATTGCCCAGCATATGCCGCAGGCCTTTTTGCCCGCTTTTGCCCGCCGCCTACAAAAGTTGTCGAAACTAAAGGTGAGTCTGGCCCAAAATGGAGAACGTCCAAAACCCAATCAGGTCTATTTGGCCCCTGGAGATCATCATTTGCTCTTGCAGGGAACTCCTAATGACTACCTTTTTGCTTGGAGCCAAAGAAGACATCCCTCCTATAATTACCCCTCTGTCGATGCCCTTTTTGAGTCGGCTGCAGAGGTGATCGGAAAAACTCTTTTGGGGGTTTTGCTTACGGGAATGGGGTCCGATGGGGCCAAAGGCTTATTGGCCATTAAGGAGGCTGGCGGCTTTACGATCAACCAAGATGAAGCTAGCTCTAGCATTTATGGAATGCCCCGAGCCGCCCAACGAATAGGCGCCAGCCGAAGGGAGTTGTCTCTCTCGGCTATTCCGCCCTTTTTGGTCCAATTACTAGATATGGAGTAG
- a CDS encoding CheR family methyltransferase — protein sequence MMVRTEEIDSLLSGLANKFGADFKGYSPSFLNERVELLMEEEQINSIFSLWSQILRNADLGQKTIRFLQARDNSFFHTLSQWRHFKQLLEEKASGNLHILYMQVGRGEGLHSLVLLLEEMGLSAKIEATDVDPSLLKIAKKAAYTDLDKQLATKFLALFPNGNYKKYLSSSSPNRLSSRYQKNLSYSSRNFCKMVPSRNKYDLIICSEVIKRYDEQNRKKILDHCYTGLKKNGLLCLGLQDQITDEADFMPLGMGIFQAK from the coding sequence ATGATGGTAAGAACCGAAGAAATTGACTCTCTGCTTTCTGGTTTGGCCAATAAATTTGGTGCAGACTTTAAAGGCTATTCCCCAAGTTTTCTAAATGAAAGAGTAGAGTTGCTGATGGAAGAAGAACAGATTAACTCTATTTTTTCGCTTTGGAGCCAAATTTTGCGCAATGCCGATTTGGGCCAAAAAACAATTCGCTTTTTGCAGGCTAGAGATAATAGCTTTTTTCATACCCTTTCTCAATGGCGACACTTTAAGCAGTTGCTAGAAGAAAAAGCAAGCGGAAATCTGCATATTTTGTATATGCAAGTAGGAAGGGGCGAGGGCCTGCACAGTTTGGTCCTTTTGCTAGAGGAAATGGGGCTGTCGGCTAAGATTGAGGCCACAGATGTAGACCCTAGCCTTTTGAAAATTGCCAAAAAAGCAGCGTATACAGATTTAGACAAACAGTTGGCGACTAAGTTTCTAGCGCTATTTCCAAATGGAAATTATAAAAAGTATCTGAGTAGCTCTAGCCCCAACCGTCTTAGCTCGCGTTATCAGAAAAACTTGAGCTATAGCAGCCGAAATTTCTGCAAGATGGTCCCTAGCCGAAATAAATATGATCTCATTATTTGTTCGGAGGTGATTAAACGCTATGATGAACAAAACCGAAAAAAGATTTTAGACCATTGCTATACTGGCCTGAAGAAAAACGGCCTGCTTTGTCTAGGTCTCCAAGATCAAATTACGGATGAAGCGGATTTTATGCCTTTGGGCATGGGGATCTTTCAAGCGAAGTAA